Proteins encoded by one window of Candidatus Odinarchaeum yellowstonii:
- the cysE gene encoding serine O-acetyltransferase has translation MNNVLTNFPTDISAAFNKDPAARSIVEVLTAYPGIQAVLLYRIAHFLWEIGAPFIPRYLSYIAYQITGIDIHPGAKIGKSFFIDHGSGVVIGETAEVGDNVTIYQGVTLGGVSLNPGKRHPTIGNNVVIGAGAKVLGPIRIGDNVKIGANSVVISDVPADSVVVGVPGRIVRKDKAETVKVDLNHQRIPDPITQIISSIEKKIEHLEYEVKRLKEDDNI, from the coding sequence ATTAATAATGTTTTAACAAATTTTCCAACTGATATATCAGCGGCATTCAATAAAGACCCTGCTGCTAGAAGCATAGTTGAAGTGTTAACCGCGTATCCGGGGATCCAAGCAGTCTTACTATATAGAATAGCGCATTTTCTATGGGAAATAGGCGCACCCTTCATTCCCAGATACCTGTCATATATAGCTTACCAGATTACTGGAATAGACATTCACCCTGGAGCTAAAATAGGCAAAAGCTTCTTCATAGACCACGGTTCCGGTGTAGTGATCGGTGAGACAGCGGAAGTAGGGGATAATGTCACAATATATCAAGGCGTAACACTTGGAGGCGTCAGCTTAAACCCTGGTAAAAGGCATCCTACAATAGGAAATAATGTTGTAATAGGAGCTGGAGCTAAAGTTCTCGGTCCGATTCGAATAGGCGACAATGTTAAAATCGGAGCCAACTCGGTGGTGATAAGTGATGTCCCCGCTGACAGCGTGGTTGTAGGGGTTCCAGGCCGAATCGTGCGGAAAGATAAAGCTGAAACAGTAAAAGTTGACTTAAACCATCAGAGAATCCCGGATCCTATAACCCAGATTATAAGCAGTATTGAGAAAAAAATTGAACACCTAGAATACGAGGTGAAGAGGCTGAAAGAAGATGACAATATATAA
- a CDS encoding energy-coupling factor ABC transporter ATP-binding protein, whose amino-acid sequence MNPILTVSDLYFKYPKTDKGLFDVNMKVYKGECVGVIGPNGAGKSTLLLHLNGLLKPQKGSIIVNGFNTLNESDVFKIRRIVGLVFQDPNDQILKNTVEEEVAYGLLNTGLEREEILRRVKTALETVGLKDYNKHVTFHLSYGEKKKLSIASILVMDPDILVLDEPTSNLDPRGVDDLIEIISNLRERGKTMIIATHDIDFAAELLDRCYIIDDGRIVGEGNSRMILTDLDLLDKHGLKPPTVTRLFAEIRGFNPPPIKFSEAVKLLKNVCR is encoded by the coding sequence ATGAACCCGATATTAACCGTTAGCGATCTCTACTTCAAGTATCCTAAAACAGATAAAGGATTATTCGACGTGAACATGAAAGTTTATAAAGGAGAGTGCGTAGGGGTCATCGGCCCTAACGGCGCCGGTAAATCAACGCTTCTACTCCATTTAAACGGTTTACTGAAACCTCAAAAAGGATCTATAATAGTAAACGGGTTTAACACGTTAAATGAGAGCGATGTTTTTAAAATAAGGCGGATAGTCGGCTTAGTATTCCAGGACCCTAACGATCAAATATTGAAAAACACGGTTGAAGAAGAGGTAGCTTACGGCCTCCTCAACACAGGATTAGAGCGTGAAGAAATTCTTAGAAGAGTTAAAACAGCCCTTGAAACAGTTGGATTAAAAGATTATAATAAACATGTCACGTTCCATTTAAGCTACGGTGAGAAGAAAAAGCTTTCAATAGCTTCAATTCTCGTAATGGATCCTGATATACTTGTTTTAGACGAGCCTACATCTAATTTGGATCCACGTGGAGTAGACGACCTTATCGAGATTATATCGAATCTTAGAGAACGCGGTAAAACCATGATTATCGCAACACATGATATAGATTTCGCAGCTGAACTCTTAGACCGCTGCTATATCATAGACGACGGTAGAATAGTGGGTGAAGGCAACAGCAGAATGATTCTAACAGACTTAGATTTACTAGATAAACACGGTTTGAAACCGCCTACAGTCACAAGGCTTTTCGCGGAGATAAGAGGATTCAACCCGCCGCCTATTAAATTCTCTGAAGCTGTTAAATTATTAAAAAATGTTTGCCGCTGA
- a CDS encoding NADH-quinone oxidoreductase subunit H gives MSRIVELTNIIIVAAVIPLMLLISLLAEGVDRKIYARMQRRIGPPVIQPIYDIIKLAGKERIIPVTAKKAVFISTPYIAFLFSSTALAIPVATLILGVSIPGDLILLAYMTVTVALMFIVAGAVSGNPYSSIGMSRSIIMMLAYEIPVLASLIIVAVKAGLTLSLFNIITIQVEAGAPLAFIYPSIILTAAVFLFCMPAAAEAQPFDIPAAKTEIIHGVLTEYTGLYLALFKLAKANHIMFLNILTVLLFFYPAIIPLQLDWLALIIILILSLVIRFLTVTIPRAVFARVKITQALKLYWLISGILLTASIILLGLGV, from the coding sequence GTGTCTAGAATAGTTGAGTTAACCAATATAATCATAGTAGCGGCTGTAATACCTTTAATGCTTTTAATAAGTTTACTAGCGGAAGGGGTGGATAGAAAAATCTACGCTCGAATGCAGCGGAGAATCGGGCCTCCTGTAATTCAACCAATATATGATATTATTAAACTAGCTGGGAAAGAGAGGATAATACCGGTTACAGCTAAGAAAGCGGTTTTCATATCAACCCCTTACATCGCATTCCTATTCTCTTCAACCGCTTTAGCTATACCCGTCGCCACTTTAATATTAGGTGTAAGCATTCCAGGCGACTTAATATTATTAGCTTATATGACTGTTACAGTGGCTTTAATGTTCATCGTAGCAGGCGCTGTTTCAGGTAACCCTTACAGCTCAATCGGAATGTCGCGGAGCATTATAATGATGCTAGCTTATGAAATACCGGTTTTAGCTAGTCTGATAATAGTCGCTGTGAAAGCTGGTTTAACGCTCAGCTTATTCAATATTATAACCATACAAGTTGAAGCCGGAGCCCCGTTAGCTTTCATTTATCCGAGCATTATTCTAACAGCAGCTGTATTCTTATTCTGTATGCCGGCTGCAGCTGAAGCTCAACCCTTCGATATACCCGCCGCGAAAACAGAGATCATACACGGCGTTCTAACAGAGTACACAGGATTATATCTAGCCTTATTTAAGTTAGCTAAAGCCAACCATATAATGTTTCTGAATATTTTAACCGTGTTATTATTCTTCTACCCGGCTATAATACCTTTACAGTTAGATTGGCTGGCTTTAATAATAATACTAATATTATCTTTGGTGATAAGATTTCTCACAGTCACGATTCCTAGAGCTGTATTCGCTAGAGTTAAAATCACGCAGGCGCTAAAATTATATTGGCTTATATCAGGGATACTTTTAACAGCTTCGATTATTCTATTAGGGTTAGGGGTTTAA
- the cysS gene encoding cysteine--tRNA ligase: MVLKLYNTLTGRKEVFKPSSDIVKIYSCGPTVYAPPHIGNYRSFIVVDILKRYLEFKGYKIKHVMNITDIDDKTIRESGREGVSLKEFTDKYIKVFFNGLETLNIKLADIYPRATENIEDMVKLTKHLLNKGYAYYKSGSVYYDISRFKEYGKLSKIKLEDTGKYSTVEADEYGKDDPRDFALLKASTSEEIRRGIYYLSEWGPVRPGWHIECAVMSMKYLDGLIDIHTGGVDLIFPHHENEIALSEAFLGKRAVRYWVHSEHLLVNGEKMSKSAGNYYTLNDLLEKYKPQVIRYMLISTHYRRKLNFTINSIRNAEHGYKKLIEAYDRALHLLTVFKKETGGVDGNQTLSDLKESFIASMDDDLNTPLALHVLHKLAVEVNKYVADNDLNNLEQGFKLLVELSEVLGLEYHGLKHVLNQRIIDLIREREDARKSKDWVKADSIRDKLRSEGIILVDTPYGTRIVEE, translated from the coding sequence ATGGTTTTAAAATTATATAATACTTTAACAGGTCGAAAAGAAGTTTTCAAGCCTAGCAGTGATATTGTTAAAATATATTCATGCGGCCCAACAGTCTACGCTCCGCCGCATATAGGAAACTATAGGAGTTTTATAGTGGTTGATATTCTTAAAAGATACTTGGAATTTAAAGGCTACAAGATTAAACATGTTATGAATATAACTGATATAGATGATAAGACTATAAGAGAGTCTGGGAGGGAGGGTGTTTCACTTAAAGAGTTCACTGATAAATATATTAAAGTATTTTTTAACGGATTAGAAACATTGAATATTAAGCTTGCTGACATTTATCCTCGCGCGACTGAAAATATTGAAGACATGGTGAAGTTGACTAAGCATTTATTGAATAAAGGTTATGCGTATTATAAGTCTGGTAGCGTATACTATGATATCTCCCGGTTTAAAGAATACGGTAAACTATCTAAAATAAAATTAGAGGATACTGGAAAATATTCAACTGTCGAAGCTGATGAATACGGTAAGGATGACCCGCGCGATTTCGCGTTGCTTAAAGCCTCAACCTCTGAGGAAATCAGGAGAGGCATATACTATTTAAGTGAGTGGGGGCCTGTGAGACCTGGCTGGCATATAGAATGCGCCGTTATGTCTATGAAGTACTTAGATGGGTTAATAGATATTCACACAGGCGGCGTGGATTTAATATTTCCTCATCATGAAAACGAGATCGCGTTGTCTGAAGCTTTTTTAGGTAAAAGAGCTGTCCGTTACTGGGTTCACTCCGAACATTTACTTGTAAACGGTGAGAAAATGAGTAAATCAGCTGGCAACTATTATACTTTAAACGATTTACTAGAAAAATATAAACCTCAAGTCATAAGATACATGTTAATATCCACTCACTACAGGCGGAAACTGAATTTTACAATTAACAGTATTAGAAACGCTGAACACGGTTATAAGAAGTTGATAGAAGCCTATGATAGAGCTTTACACCTGCTAACCGTTTTTAAAAAAGAAACAGGGGGAGTTGACGGTAATCAAACCCTATCCGATTTAAAAGAGAGCTTCATAGCTAGTATGGATGATGATTTAAACACGCCCCTAGCTCTCCATGTACTTCATAAACTAGCTGTGGAAGTTAATAAATACGTTGCAGACAATGATTTAAACAATTTAGAACAGGGGTTTAAATTACTGGTAGAGTTATCTGAAGTGCTAGGATTAGAATACCATGGTTTAAAGCATGTTTTAAACCAGAGAATAATAGATTTAATACGCGAAAGAGAGGATGCGAGAAAATCTAAAGACTGGGTTAAAGCTGACAGTATCCGTGATAAGCTTCGCTCTGAGGGCATCATATTAGTTGACACGCCTTACGGTACGCGTATCGTAGAAGAATAG
- a CDS encoding 4Fe-4S binding protein has product MKFIKAGRIITEALKSLFKKPFTVKYSSERKIFVPVPDRFRGRLIYDYDNCIGCTLCIKVCPAGAILATPERKVNFYMDRCIFCGECAETCPVKVISFSKDFELAYDDKEKLIVRKR; this is encoded by the coding sequence ATGAAGTTTATTAAAGCCGGTCGAATAATAACTGAGGCTTTAAAATCACTTTTTAAGAAGCCTTTCACCGTTAAATACTCCAGTGAAAGAAAAATATTTGTACCGGTACCGGACCGTTTTAGAGGCAGATTAATATACGATTACGATAATTGCATCGGCTGCACCCTATGCATTAAAGTCTGCCCTGCGGGAGCGATTCTAGCGACACCTGAGCGGAAAGTAAACTTTTATATGGATAGATGCATATTCTGTGGAGAGTGCGCTGAAACATGCCCTGTTAAAGTAATATCTTTCTCAAAAGACTTTGAACTCGCATACGATGATAAAGAGAAGCTTATAGTCAGAAAAAGGTAG
- a CDS encoding NADH-quinone oxidoreductase subunit B family protein, with protein MNITGKARAKSPWLFHLNTGSCNGCDIEILAALTPRYDVERLGCVLVGSIRHADILLVTGPVTSQMHERVKRIYEQMPEPKAVVVVGSCALSGGVYTGSPSVEGPVDKFIPVDAYVAGCPPRPEAIVKGILEALRKFR; from the coding sequence ATGAATATAACCGGTAAAGCGCGTGCTAAATCACCTTGGCTTTTTCACTTAAATACGGGTTCATGCAACGGCTGCGATATCGAGATATTAGCGGCTTTAACACCTAGATACGATGTTGAACGATTAGGTTGTGTTTTAGTAGGGTCCATAAGACACGCGGATATACTGTTAGTGACAGGGCCTGTTACCAGTCAAATGCATGAGAGAGTGAAGAGAATATATGAGCAGATGCCGGAGCCTAAAGCTGTTGTCGTGGTAGGTTCATGCGCTTTATCCGGTGGAGTGTACACGGGCAGCCCCTCAGTGGAAGGCCCTGTCGACAAGTTTATTCCAGTAGACGCTTATGTAGCAGGATGCCCGCCTAGACCTGAAGCCATAGTTAAAGGAATCTTGGAAGCGCTTCGAAAATTCAGGTGA
- a CDS encoding DUF72 domain-containing protein gives MEVFVGTSGWAYPWNKGGLDWYIRESGFNAVELNMSFYRLPFENMIRSWSVKGGKLRWIIKVNRMITHVYKFGGDSLEFWQRFTEIFKPLDSLIDFYLFQLPPSITPASLNLVEEFFKNTGLTTRIALEARNVEWFSDEYLDWAERLGVVFVSVDSPKLPLNVYKVNDIVYVRMHGRSAWYKHYYSEDELREVASKIMDLNPRRVYVFFNNDQGMLENGRRMMQLLK, from the coding sequence ATGGAAGTGTTTGTAGGAACTTCAGGTTGGGCTTACCCCTGGAATAAAGGCGGCTTAGACTGGTATATTCGAGAATCCGGTTTTAACGCTGTAGAGTTGAATATGAGCTTTTACCGTTTACCCTTCGAAAACATGATTCGCTCTTGGAGTGTTAAAGGGGGAAAGCTTAGATGGATTATCAAAGTTAACAGGATGATAACCCATGTTTACAAGTTTGGCGGTGATAGTTTAGAATTCTGGCAGCGCTTCACAGAGATATTTAAGCCACTAGACTCTTTAATAGACTTCTATCTTTTCCAACTACCACCCTCTATAACACCGGCTTCACTAAACTTGGTCGAAGAGTTCTTCAAGAACACGGGTTTAACTACTCGAATAGCTTTAGAGGCTAGAAACGTTGAATGGTTTAGCGACGAATACCTGGATTGGGCTGAGAGATTAGGCGTGGTCTTCGTCAGCGTGGATTCCCCTAAGCTTCCTTTAAACGTTTATAAAGTGAATGATATAGTTTATGTTCGAATGCATGGGAGAAGCGCCTGGTATAAGCATTATTACAGTGAAGATGAGCTTCGAGAGGTTGCAAGTAAAATAATGGATTTAAACCCGAGGCGCGTCTACGTTTTCTTCAATAACGATCAAGGCATGTTAGAGAACGGGCGGCGTATGATGCAGCTGCTTAAATAA
- a CDS encoding nickel-dependent hydrogenase large subunit has translation MEKKTFEYEYSRLILPVGPVHPALKEPVNLNVTVVNEQIVDVNLKFNYIYRGIEYLAERRNIAQTIYLVERICGLCSQAHTLTFIQAVEEIAGIQPPMRAELIRVICAELERIHSHMLLIGVVAYDIGLDTLFMYAFKSRETVMDLLEMISGKRVHHDLNTIGGVRFDIDKPLSERIVKGLNTIEENNKYISNILADATVENRLKGVGVLSKRVAEELSVVGPTARGSGIRRDVRFNRPYSAYRDFKNSFKMIVLDGCDSLSRVMIRVLEIFESINLIKTLLDQLPEGHIRVEDKILKIIKKIPEGEAFSIIEAPRGQLSHYVKTNGKEGLKRLSVRTPTIPNILAVKSMLMHREIADIPVVFSSIDPCISCANRVTVTDSATNQTRIVDLNKLRGV, from the coding sequence TTGGAGAAGAAAACATTCGAATACGAGTATTCGAGGCTTATTCTACCTGTGGGGCCGGTTCACCCCGCTTTAAAGGAGCCTGTAAACTTAAATGTAACCGTGGTGAACGAGCAGATAGTCGACGTTAACTTAAAGTTTAACTATATATATCGTGGTATAGAGTATTTAGCTGAGAGGAGGAACATCGCCCAGACTATTTACTTAGTTGAGAGAATATGCGGTTTATGCTCTCAAGCTCATACTTTAACTTTCATTCAAGCCGTCGAAGAGATAGCTGGCATCCAGCCTCCTATGAGAGCTGAGTTAATTCGAGTTATATGCGCGGAGCTTGAGAGAATCCACAGCCACATGCTTCTAATAGGGGTAGTCGCCTATGATATAGGATTAGACACCTTATTCATGTACGCTTTTAAATCAAGAGAGACCGTGATGGATTTACTGGAGATGATTTCAGGTAAGAGAGTCCACCACGATTTGAATACTATAGGCGGAGTCCGATTCGACATAGATAAACCTTTAAGTGAAAGAATCGTTAAAGGATTAAACACTATCGAAGAGAATAATAAATATATTTCTAATATTTTAGCGGATGCAACCGTTGAAAACAGGTTGAAAGGAGTAGGAGTCTTATCGAAGCGGGTTGCTGAGGAGCTCTCTGTAGTAGGGCCTACCGCGCGCGGTTCAGGCATACGCAGAGACGTCAGGTTTAACCGACCCTACTCAGCTTACAGAGATTTCAAGAACAGTTTTAAAATGATAGTATTAGATGGATGCGATTCTCTGAGCAGAGTTATGATCAGGGTGCTAGAAATATTTGAATCGATAAATTTAATTAAAACGCTTTTAGATCAGCTACCTGAAGGCCATATAAGAGTTGAAGATAAAATTCTTAAAATCATTAAAAAAATACCTGAAGGAGAGGCTTTCTCAATTATTGAAGCCCCTCGCGGTCAACTATCACACTACGTTAAAACGAACGGTAAAGAAGGTTTAAAAAGACTCTCAGTTAGAACACCTACAATCCCGAATATACTCGCCGTGAAATCTATGTTAATGCACAGGGAGATAGCGGATATACCTGTAGTCTTCTCCTCTATTGATCCATGCATAAGCTGCGCTAACCGTGTAACCGTCACAGACTCAGCTACTAATCAAACTAGAATAGTAGATTTAAACAAGCTTAGAGGTGTCTAG
- the cysK gene encoding cysteine synthase A: MTIYNSIIETIGRTPLIKLNKIARNQRRANILAKIESFNPGGSIKDRIGFSMIDAAEKAGLIKPGDTIIEPTSGNTGIALAMVAAAKGYQLILTMPESMSIERRKILTAYGAKIILTPAEKGMRGAVEKAEELATQIKNAFIPQQFKNPANPEIHRRTTAIEILQDTGGDVKAFVAGVGTGGTITGVGEVLKDRLGSKVLIVAVEPSDSPVLSGGKPGSHKIQGIGAGFIPEILNLKVIDRIIKVEYKDALNTARELARLEGIFAGISSGAALWAAIQVASELQVNDNVVVILPDTGERYLSTELYNFQV; the protein is encoded by the coding sequence ATGACAATATATAATAGCATAATTGAAACTATAGGCAGAACACCTTTAATTAAATTGAATAAGATCGCTCGAAACCAGAGGAGAGCTAACATACTGGCTAAAATAGAGTCATTTAACCCCGGTGGAAGTATAAAAGATCGAATCGGTTTTTCAATGATAGATGCAGCTGAAAAAGCTGGTTTAATAAAACCAGGTGATACAATAATAGAGCCGACCTCCGGTAACACAGGTATCGCTTTAGCCATGGTGGCTGCAGCTAAAGGATATCAGCTTATACTTACAATGCCTGAGAGCATGAGTATAGAGAGGCGAAAGATTTTAACAGCGTACGGTGCGAAAATTATTTTAACACCCGCTGAGAAAGGCATGAGAGGCGCTGTTGAAAAAGCGGAAGAGTTAGCCACTCAAATTAAAAATGCTTTCATACCTCAACAGTTTAAAAACCCCGCCAACCCTGAAATTCACAGGCGAACAACCGCTATTGAAATCTTACAAGACACAGGCGGGGATGTTAAAGCCTTTGTAGCTGGTGTGGGAACCGGGGGCACTATAACGGGGGTCGGTGAAGTTTTAAAAGATAGGTTAGGCTCCAAAGTTTTAATAGTCGCTGTTGAACCAAGCGATTCCCCTGTTCTTTCAGGCGGTAAACCAGGTTCGCATAAGATTCAGGGAATAGGAGCAGGATTCATCCCGGAAATATTGAATTTAAAAGTTATTGATCGCATAATCAAAGTCGAATACAAAGATGCTTTGAACACAGCCAGAGAGCTGGCTAGACTTGAAGGTATTTTCGCAGGGATTTCATCAGGCGCCGCGCTTTGGGCTGCGATTCAAGTAGCTTCAGAGCTGCAAGTTAACGATAACGTTGTTGTAATACTACCGGATACCGGTGAAAGATATCTTTCAACAGAGCTTTATAACTTTCAAGTTTAA
- a CDS encoding Hsp20/alpha crystallin family protein: protein MSRRRSFFDEIRRMWERMDEMMSRIWEEPIPALPGEKGGELEVKTPDVDIMETDTELIITSDMPGLSKDDIQLKVSEDSIEISSEVKREEKEEEKGYIRRERVYRKFYRKIPLPVSVDAEKAKASYKNGVLEVRLPKKEEKKSFKVEVE from the coding sequence ATGTCTAGGAGAAGATCTTTCTTCGACGAGATAAGGCGTATGTGGGAGAGAATGGATGAAATGATGTCCAGGATATGGGAGGAGCCTATTCCAGCTCTACCGGGTGAGAAAGGCGGGGAACTTGAGGTTAAAACCCCTGACGTGGATATTATGGAGACAGATACCGAGCTTATAATAACATCTGATATGCCTGGTTTAAGCAAAGACGATATTCAGTTAAAGGTTTCAGAGGACTCTATTGAAATCTCCTCTGAGGTGAAGAGAGAGGAGAAAGAGGAGGAGAAAGGCTATATTAGAAGGGAGAGAGTTTACAGAAAGTTTTACAGGAAGATACCGCTGCCTGTGAGCGTCGACGCTGAGAAAGCTAAAGCCTCATATAAAAACGGTGTCTTAGAGGTTCGCCTACCTAAGAAAGAGGAGAAGAAAAGCTTTAAAGTTGAAGTCGAGTAA
- a CDS encoding complex I subunit 5 family protein encodes MIEVLLVVCFFTPLIAAVIVTPLQSAWSKSYKVVLLAATFISLIVSILMIPSVILQSTIIQHPLLPMNVKPENMSILLSITIVAFLSSLYNFAAEKGGRLSPHVYSIFILLLLGVMLGLILFYDIVILYILVETTIGVTVILVTHTQGKFALQAAFKYLIITAISAILFLAGVIILFNLTGDFSIYSLYDKAAALQANPKLSTLAVALIVAGLGADIGIVPFHGWLPDAVPASPDTVNSYVSVEGVPLFYALYKIAEPVYLAYSTPYMIGLLISVGVASILLGNLTAYRQKDYMRMIAYSCIDIYGHTALILGLFSPAAYTAGFFYLINASIIKMCLFQNLGVVTRLSNTTNMDQLSGLARRLKKTSYIYLAGLISITGIPPFAGFYGKFLVYNTLYSFIAYSNIILAAFTVAGLAAVSLVTLAYYVNSYHRIFLGALEKPVLNVSEPHILMWLPAAIGVALSLIIGLQPQILLAGLT; translated from the coding sequence ATGATTGAAGTATTACTAGTAGTGTGTTTCTTCACACCTTTAATAGCCGCAGTTATAGTTACACCGCTGCAGTCAGCTTGGAGTAAAAGTTATAAAGTAGTTCTCTTAGCCGCTACATTCATCTCATTAATAGTTAGCATACTCATGATACCCTCAGTTATATTACAGTCAACTATTATACAACATCCACTATTACCTATGAACGTTAAACCTGAAAATATGAGTATTCTACTCTCTATAACGATTGTAGCTTTCCTCTCCTCTCTATATAATTTCGCAGCTGAAAAAGGAGGCCGCCTCTCTCCACACGTTTACAGCATATTCATACTACTATTACTAGGCGTGATGTTAGGGTTAATCTTATTCTATGATATTGTAATCCTGTATATATTAGTTGAAACCACGATAGGTGTAACTGTTATTTTAGTAACTCACACTCAAGGTAAATTCGCTTTACAAGCCGCTTTCAAATACCTTATCATCACCGCGATAAGCGCTATACTATTCTTAGCAGGTGTAATAATATTATTCAATTTAACAGGAGACTTCTCAATATATAGTTTATATGATAAAGCCGCCGCGCTTCAAGCTAACCCTAAGCTATCCACGCTAGCTGTGGCTTTAATAGTAGCTGGTTTAGGAGCTGATATAGGTATAGTACCGTTTCACGGATGGCTCCCAGACGCGGTTCCAGCTTCACCGGATACAGTGAACAGCTATGTATCAGTTGAAGGAGTCCCATTATTCTACGCTTTGTATAAAATAGCGGAGCCTGTTTACTTAGCTTACTCGACACCTTACATGATTGGTTTACTTATCTCGGTGGGCGTCGCCTCAATACTTTTAGGGAATTTAACAGCCTACCGGCAGAAAGACTATATGAGAATGATCGCTTACTCTTGCATAGACATCTACGGGCATACAGCGCTCATCTTAGGGTTATTCAGCCCGGCGGCTTACACCGCAGGCTTCTTCTACCTGATAAACGCTTCTATAATTAAAATGTGCTTATTTCAAAATCTAGGAGTGGTTACAAGACTCTCAAACACCACGAACATGGATCAGCTTAGCGGTTTAGCTAGAAGATTAAAGAAAACCTCTTACATATATTTAGCGGGCTTGATATCTATTACAGGCATCCCGCCCTTCGCAGGGTTCTACGGTAAATTTCTAGTATATAATACTCTCTACTCGTTTATAGCTTACTCAAATATTATTCTAGCAGCTTTCACCGTAGCCGGATTAGCCGCTGTTTCACTGGTGACGTTAGCCTACTATGTAAACTCTTATCATAGAATATTCTTAGGAGCCCTGGAGAAACCTGTTTTAAATGTAAGTGAACCTCACATATTAATGTGGCTTCCAGCCGCTATAGGCGTAGCGTTATCTCTGATAATAGGTTTACAGCCTCAAATACTATTAGCTGGTTTAACTTAA